The Gemmatirosa kalamazoonensis nucleotide sequence GCGCGTCCGTCGCTCGGTGCGAGACGCTGCCCGAAGATCGTGACGACCATCATTAGGACCAAAGCGAATGCGCGCAAGAGAGAGCCGGGCCCTCACAGTCACCCGTGTCGTGCTGCTCGCGGCCGCGCTCGCTACCCGCGCGGCGGCGCAGGCGCCGCGCCCGCTCCTTCCGATCGACTTCACACGGTCATGGGAGCACCGCGCGTTAGGCAAGCCGGTGCGCGCGCGTCGCGCCCTCGACGACTCGGCCGGCCTCGCGAGCTGGCGAATGACGGGCACCGGCCGCCTCTCCATCGCGCCGGTGCCGGCCCTCGGCGGCGAGCGCGCGCTGCGCGTCGACATGCAGCTCTTCACCGGCCCGCCGGCGCCGACGCGCAACCGCCTCCCCGCGGTGACGCTCTCGCGCGCCCTCGGCGGCGAGGACTGGCGCGACTACGATCGGCTGTCGCTCTGGGTGCGCGCGGAGGCGACGGGCTTTCCGACGGTGCCGCTGCAGATCGTGCTGCACAACGACGGCGAGGAGAAGGTGCCCGACCGCTACGGGCGCGAGGGGATCCACTACGTCACGCTCGTCGGCGACGGCGCGTGGCGGCAGGTGGTGTGGGGGATCGACCCGCTGGCGCGCGACCGCGTGACGACGCTGGAGATCGGCTACTGGGCGAACAAGATGCTCGCGGCGCCCGAGGACCGCGTGGCGTTCGAGATCGCGCGCGTGGAGCTGCAGCGCGTGGACGCGGACCATCACACGGGATGGGCGCCGGCGCCGGGAACGATCGCGTTCAGCCACACCGGGTACGACGCGAACGGCGCGAAGACGGCGCTCGCGAGCGGCCTCGCGTCGCGCGACTTCGAGGTGCTGCGCGTGGACGACTCCGCGCTCGGCACCGTGGCGCTGCGCGGCACCGTCGACGACGTGCGCACGCGGCTCGGCGCGTTCCAGCGGCTCGACTTCTCCGCGCTGCGCGCGCCCGGCACGTACGTGCTGCGCGCGGGCGACGTCACCACGCGGCCGTTCCGCGTCGGGCCCGACCCGTGGACGCGTACCGTGTGGGAGGTGCTGAACTTCTTCTACGCGGAGCGGTGCGGCTTCCCCGTGCCCGGGGTGCACGGCGTCGATCACGTCGACTGGTTCGCCACGCACGGCGCCGAGCGCGTGACGATGAGCGGCGGCTGGCACGACGCGGGCGACCTGTCGCAGGGCGTGATCAACACCGGCGAGGCGACGTATTCGATGTTCGCGCTCGCCGAGCGCCTGCGCACGTCCGGTGGCGATCCGGCCCTCGTCGCGCGGCTGCTCGAGGAGGCGCGGTGGGGGCTCGAGTGGACGCTGCGCGTGCGCTTCGACGGCGGATGGCGCGTCGCGTTCGGCAGCCACAACCTGTGGACGAACGGCGTCGTCGGCGACGCGGACGACCGCACGGTGGAGGCGAAGAACAACCCGAACGCGAACTACATCGCCGCCGCGGCGGAGGCGCTGGCCGCGCGCGTGCTGCGCGCCGACGACCCCACGCTCGCCGCCCGCAGCCTGCGCACGGCGGTGGACGACTGGGAGGCCGCGATCCGCGGGGTGGAGAGCGCGGCGACGCGTCACACGCCGGCGTTCGCGGCGACGCGCATGGAGCTCGCGTCGATCGGCGCCACGGCGTCGCTGGAGCTGTACCGCGCGACCGGGGAGCGTCGCTACGCCGACACCGCCGCGTCGCTCGCGCGCACGATCGTCGCCTCGCAGCAGACGCGTCCCGTCGGCCGTGAGCTGCCGCTCGCGGGCTTCTTCTACACGGGCCCCGACCGCGACACGCTGTTCCACCAGTTCCACCGCGGCAACGACCAGGCGCCGATCGTGGCACTCGCGTCGCTCGCTGAGACGCTGCGCGACCATCCGGACCGGCCGGCGTGGCTGG carries:
- a CDS encoding glycoside hydrolase family 9 protein encodes the protein MLLAAALATRAAAQAPRPLLPIDFTRSWEHRALGKPVRARRALDDSAGLASWRMTGTGRLSIAPVPALGGERALRVDMQLFTGPPAPTRNRLPAVTLSRALGGEDWRDYDRLSLWVRAEATGFPTVPLQIVLHNDGEEKVPDRYGREGIHYVTLVGDGAWRQVVWGIDPLARDRVTTLEIGYWANKMLAAPEDRVAFEIARVELQRVDADHHTGWAPAPGTIAFSHTGYDANGAKTALASGLASRDFEVLRVDDSALGTVALRGTVDDVRTRLGAFQRLDFSALRAPGTYVLRAGDVTTRPFRVGPDPWTRTVWEVLNFFYAERCGFPVPGVHGVDHVDWFATHGAERVTMSGGWHDAGDLSQGVINTGEATYSMFALAERLRTSGGDPALVARLLEEARWGLEWTLRVRFDGGWRVAFGSHNLWTNGVVGDADDRTVEAKNNPNANYIAAAAEALAARVLRADDPTLAARSLRTAVDDWEAAIRGVESAATRHTPAFAATRMELASIGATASLELYRATGERRYADTAASLARTIVASQQTRPVGRELPLAGFFYTGPDRDTLFHQFHRGNDQAPIVALASLAETLRDHPDRPAWLAAVARWADYEKRIAATTSPWDVLPAYVYRLRDTVEVPDSGALHLATRASYRAQVLAGLSLGDDWYLRAFPVWFARRGNYGVLLSQAKGLAAASRLRGDSAGLDLARRQAQWIVGRNPFAQSTLYGEGYDWAQQYSVSSGDFVGALPVGMQSRGDSDLPYWPSQNMYVYKEVWVHPASRWLWLMADLLGGPR